One part of the Amaranthus tricolor cultivar Red isolate AtriRed21 chromosome 16, ASM2621246v1, whole genome shotgun sequence genome encodes these proteins:
- the LOC130802873 gene encoding uncharacterized protein LOC130802873, with translation MSHRGWGYALFLIDTLGLTEPRLHQISRRNQAGANWMEINGRHIAHWDHRLELLAQGAPIDVVGAPTTPDYMPWFLSITRRWMTPRAILEAAHYAPAAPTMTQFAQGAANVIRYNQEEPVREIAHGMLVGSQFQHFIPEIAAQHSPTISHTHMACSPSYDYHLEEIDHLYPVDAAGTSQARPSQPSQYQSPPLPERHANASFYRRRRRRPTQLDKVDEGS, from the exons atgtcacacagaggatggggctatgcgttatttctgatagacacgcTGGGGCTAACTGAACCCCGGTTGCACCAAATTTCGCGAAGAAATCAAGCTGGGGCtaactggatggagatcaacgggcgccacatcgctcattgggatcatagacttgagctgctggcacaaggtgcgccgatcgatgttgtcggcgcacctactacacctgactatatgccgtggttcctctccatcacgcgccgatggatgacaccacgtgccatcttggaagcagcacattacgcacctgctgcgcctacgatgacccaattt gcacaaggtgcggcaaaCGTGATTCGGTACAACCaggaggagccggtgagggagattgcgcatggcatgctcgtcggctcgcagttccagcacttcataccggaaatCGCTGCACAACACTCACCGACTATCTCCCATACGCACATGGCATGCTCTCCTTcttatgactaccatttggaggagattgatcatttatatcccgttgacgctgcggggacctcgcaggctaggccatcacagccatcacagtaccagtcccctccactgccagagcgtCACGCGAACGCCTCtttctatcgtaggaggcgaaggagaccaactcagttggataaggTAGATGAGGGTTCGTGA